In a genomic window of Streptomyces noursei ATCC 11455:
- a CDS encoding Maf family protein — translation MTEAPGPRRLVLASQSPARLGLLRQAGLAPEVVISGVDEDALTAATPEELARVLAEAKAAAVAARPEAAGALVVGCDSVLELDGRALGKPADAEDATARWKSMRGRSGILRTGHCVIDTASGRQVSATASTTVRFGEPGDAEIAAYVASGEPLYVAGAFTLDGRSAPFIDGIDGDPGNVIGLSLPLFRRLLADLGIAITDLWA, via the coding sequence ATGACCGAAGCTCCCGGCCCCCGCCGCCTCGTCCTCGCCTCCCAGTCCCCGGCCCGTCTCGGTCTGCTCCGGCAGGCCGGGCTGGCACCCGAGGTCGTGATAAGCGGGGTCGACGAGGACGCGCTCACCGCCGCCACCCCGGAGGAGCTGGCCCGCGTGCTGGCCGAGGCGAAGGCCGCCGCGGTCGCGGCCCGGCCGGAGGCCGCCGGTGCGCTGGTCGTCGGCTGCGACTCGGTGCTGGAGCTGGACGGGCGGGCGCTCGGCAAGCCGGCGGACGCCGAGGACGCCACGGCCCGCTGGAAGTCGATGCGCGGCCGGTCCGGGATCCTGCGCACCGGTCACTGCGTGATCGACACCGCGTCGGGCCGTCAGGTTTCGGCCACCGCGTCCACCACGGTCCGGTTCGGCGAGCCCGGCGACGCCGAGATCGCCGCGTACGTGGCGAGCGGTGAACCGCTGTACGTGGCGGGCGCGTTCACCCTCGACGGCCGCTCGGCGCCGTTCATCGACGGGATCGACGGCGACCCGGGCAACGTCATCGGCCTGTCCCTGCCGCTGTTCCGCCGCCTGCTGGCCGACCTGGGCATCGCGATCACCGATCTGTGGGCCTGA
- a CDS encoding acyl-CoA carboxylase epsilon subunit, with product MIKVVRGNPTPEELAAALAVVKARAAAVAAGAAPDSGGRGSEWSDPAATVPARSRMPHPGPRAWRTSFWPR from the coding sequence ATGATCAAGGTCGTACGGGGCAATCCCACGCCCGAGGAGCTGGCCGCCGCGCTGGCGGTGGTCAAGGCCCGGGCGGCGGCGGTGGCCGCCGGCGCCGCGCCGGACAGCGGTGGGCGCGGCAGCGAGTGGTCGGATCCGGCGGCGACGGTTCCGGCCCGGTCCCGGATGCCCCATCCGGGACCGCGGGCCTGGCGGACCAGCTTCTGGCCGCGATGA
- a CDS encoding enoyl-CoA hydratase/isomerase family protein, with protein sequence MRRFGADEWVGVARHGFVAELVMDRPKAMNAVSTAMADALAQACAELAADRSVRAVVLTSTHERAFCVGADLKERNSFTDADLMRQRPRTRAAYTGVLELPMPTIAAVHGFALGGGYELALACDLIVADGTAVVGLPEVSVGVIPGGGGTQLLPRRVGAARAAELVFTARRVPAAEAGELGLVDRVVADGQDRTEALELAAAMARNSPVGLRAAKRAMRLGQGLDLRAGLDLEDGAWRSVAFSGDRAEGVAAFNEKRDPNWPGE encoded by the coding sequence ATGCGGCGGTTCGGTGCGGACGAGTGGGTCGGCGTGGCGCGGCACGGCTTCGTGGCGGAGCTGGTCATGGACCGGCCGAAGGCGATGAACGCGGTGTCGACGGCGATGGCCGACGCGCTGGCACAGGCGTGCGCCGAGCTGGCCGCCGACCGTTCCGTGCGGGCGGTGGTGCTCACCTCCACCCATGAGCGGGCGTTCTGCGTGGGGGCCGACCTCAAGGAGCGGAACTCCTTCACCGACGCCGATCTGATGCGGCAGCGGCCGCGCACCCGGGCCGCGTACACCGGGGTGCTGGAGCTGCCGATGCCGACGATCGCGGCGGTGCACGGCTTCGCGCTCGGTGGCGGTTACGAGTTGGCGCTGGCCTGCGATCTGATCGTCGCGGACGGCACCGCGGTGGTGGGGCTGCCGGAGGTGTCGGTGGGCGTCATCCCCGGCGGGGGCGGGACGCAGCTGCTGCCGCGCCGGGTGGGCGCGGCGCGCGCCGCCGAGCTGGTGTTCACCGCGCGCCGGGTGCCGGCGGCCGAGGCCGGCGAGCTGGGGCTGGTGGACCGGGTGGTGGCGGACGGGCAGGACCGGACGGAGGCGCTGGAGCTGGCCGCCGCGATGGCCCGTAACTCGCCGGTGGGGCTGCGCGCGGCCAAGCGCGCCATGCGGCTCGGCCAGGGCCTGGATCTGCGGGCCGGGCTGGACCTGGAGGACGGCGCCTGGCGCAGCGTGGCGTTCTCCGGGGACCGGGCCGAGGGGGTCGCGGCCTTCAACGAGAAGCGGGACCCGAACTGGCCGGGGGAGTGA
- a CDS encoding acyl-CoA carboxylase subunit beta, whose translation MSEPEANIHTTAGKLADLQRRVEEATHAGSARAVEKQHAKGKLTARERIDLLLDEGSFVELDEFARHRSTNFGIEKNRPYGDGVVTGYGTVDGRPVCVYSQDFTIFGGSLGEVYGEKIVKVMDFALKNGCPVIGINDGGGARIQEGVAALGLFAEIFRRNVHASGVVPQISLIVGPCAGGAVYSPAITDFTVMVDQTSHMFITGPDVIKTVTGEDVGFEELGGARTHNTTSGVAHHMAGDEKDAIEYVKGLLSYLPSNNLSDPPAFPEDADLAVTDADRELDTLIPDSANQPYDMHTAIEHVLDDGEFLETQALFAPNILTGFGRVEGHSVGVVANQPMQFAGCLDINASEKAARFVRTCDAFNIPVLTFVDVPGFLPGTDQEYDGIIRRGAKLIYAYAEATVPLITVITRKAFGGAYDVMGSKHLGADLNLAWPTAQIAVMGAQGAVNILHRRTLAAIEDPAAQETRRQELIQEYEDTLLNPYVAAERGYVDAVIMPSDTRRHIVRGLRTLRNKREALPPKKHGNIPL comes from the coding sequence ATGTCCGAACCGGAAGCAAACATCCACACCACCGCGGGCAAATTGGCGGATCTGCAGCGACGGGTCGAGGAAGCCACGCATGCCGGCTCCGCCCGTGCGGTGGAAAAGCAGCACGCCAAGGGGAAGTTGACGGCGCGTGAGCGCATCGATCTCCTGCTGGACGAGGGCTCGTTCGTCGAGCTCGACGAGTTCGCCCGGCACCGGTCGACGAATTTCGGGATCGAGAAGAACCGGCCGTACGGCGATGGCGTGGTCACGGGTTACGGAACGGTCGACGGGCGGCCGGTCTGTGTGTATTCACAGGACTTCACGATCTTCGGCGGGTCGCTCGGCGAGGTCTACGGCGAGAAGATCGTCAAGGTGATGGACTTCGCGCTGAAGAACGGCTGTCCGGTCATCGGGATCAATGACGGCGGCGGTGCCCGCATTCAGGAGGGCGTGGCCGCCCTCGGGCTGTTCGCAGAGATTTTCCGGCGGAATGTGCACGCGTCGGGCGTGGTGCCGCAGATTTCCCTGATCGTGGGTCCGTGCGCGGGTGGCGCGGTGTATTCGCCGGCCATCACGGATTTCACGGTGATGGTCGACCAGACCTCGCACATGTTCATCACCGGGCCGGACGTCATCAAGACGGTGACGGGCGAGGACGTCGGTTTCGAGGAGCTGGGCGGGGCCCGTACGCACAACACCACCTCGGGCGTGGCGCACCACATGGCGGGCGACGAGAAGGACGCCATCGAGTACGTCAAGGGGCTGCTGTCGTACCTGCCGTCGAACAACCTCTCCGATCCGCCGGCCTTCCCGGAGGACGCGGACCTGGCGGTCACCGACGCGGACCGTGAGCTGGACACGCTGATCCCGGACTCGGCCAACCAGCCGTACGACATGCACACCGCGATCGAGCACGTGCTGGACGACGGCGAATTCCTGGAGACCCAGGCGCTGTTCGCGCCGAACATCCTCACCGGGTTCGGGCGGGTCGAGGGGCACTCGGTCGGCGTGGTGGCCAACCAGCCGATGCAGTTCGCGGGCTGTCTGGACATCAACGCGAGCGAGAAGGCCGCGCGGTTCGTGCGCACCTGCGACGCGTTCAACATCCCGGTGCTGACGTTCGTCGACGTCCCGGGCTTCCTGCCGGGCACGGACCAGGAGTACGACGGGATCATCCGGCGCGGCGCCAAGCTGATCTACGCCTACGCGGAGGCGACGGTTCCGCTGATCACCGTGATCACCCGGAAGGCGTTCGGCGGCGCGTACGACGTCATGGGCTCCAAGCACCTGGGCGCGGACCTGAACCTCGCCTGGCCGACCGCGCAGATCGCCGTGATGGGCGCCCAGGGCGCGGTCAACATCCTGCACCGCCGGACGCTGGCGGCGATCGAGGACCCGGCCGCGCAGGAGACCCGCCGCCAGGAGCTGATCCAGGAGTACGAGGACACCCTGCTGAACCCCTACGTCGCGGCCGAGCGGGGCTATGTCGACGCGGTGATCATGCCGTCCGACACCCGGCGGCACATCGTCCGCGGGCTGCGCACGCTGCGCAACAAGCGGGAGGCGCTGCCGCCGAAGAAGCACGGCAACATCCCGCTGTAG
- the mmpB gene encoding morphogenic membrane protein MmpB produces MLWSDPPDEPPEELREVQAKLRRMGFVLATAIMVGTLVLLIR; encoded by the coding sequence ATGCTGTGGTCCGATCCGCCCGATGAACCGCCCGAGGAGCTGCGCGAGGTGCAGGCGAAGCTCCGTCGGATGGGCTTCGTGCTCGCCACGGCGATCATGGTGGGGACGCTGGTGCTCCTGATCAGGTGA
- a CDS encoding DJ-1/PfpI family protein produces the protein MAKILIVAGDASEDLEFFYPYQRLLEEGYEVLVAAPSRKKLRFVTHDFVEGFDTYTESAGHSWPADLALSEVDPAEYAALVLPGGRAPEYLRHDPDFGRVVTHFFDADKPVAHICHAAIALAPIGVLKGRRTSAYPACAAEVELGGGDFVDGSAVVDGKVVSARAWPDQPEWMRAFVEILREHAPAGRPAGS, from the coding sequence ATGGCCAAGATCCTGATCGTCGCCGGAGACGCGAGCGAGGACCTGGAGTTCTTCTACCCGTACCAGCGGCTGCTGGAGGAGGGGTACGAGGTCCTGGTCGCGGCACCGTCGCGGAAGAAGCTGCGGTTCGTCACGCATGACTTCGTCGAGGGCTTCGACACCTACACCGAGTCGGCGGGCCACTCCTGGCCGGCCGACCTCGCACTGTCCGAGGTCGATCCGGCGGAGTACGCGGCGCTGGTCCTGCCCGGTGGCCGGGCGCCCGAATACCTGCGGCACGACCCGGACTTCGGTCGGGTGGTCACGCACTTCTTCGACGCGGACAAGCCGGTCGCGCACATCTGCCACGCGGCCATCGCGCTGGCGCCGATCGGGGTGCTGAAGGGCCGCCGGACCTCCGCCTACCCCGCCTGCGCGGCGGAGGTGGAGCTGGGCGGCGGGGACTTCGTCGACGGGTCGGCGGTGGTGGACGGCAAGGTCGTCTCGGCCCGTGCCTGGCCGGACCAGCCGGAGTGGATGCGGGCGTTCGTCGAGATCCTGCGGGAGCACGCGCCGGCGGGGCGGCCCGCGGGGAGCTGA
- a CDS encoding adenylate/guanylate cyclase domain-containing protein — MTADESGATPRGADAEGEAVGEAPAGDPAGGPEAGDGVVEDNGETGENNIAVKLEQLILGAERRYTPFQAARSAGVSMDLAARFWRAMGFADIGQVKALTEADVLALRRLAGLVEAGLLSEAMAVQVARSTGQTTARLADWQIDSFLEGLTEPQDSGLTRTEITYPLVELLLPELEEFLVYVWRRQLAAATGRVVQAQDDAEMVDRRLAVGFADLVGFTRLTRRLEEEELGELVEAFETTAADLVAAHGGRLIKTLGDEVLFAADDAGIAAEIGLRLIETMGHDETMPELRVGIAFGTVTTRMGDVFGTTVNLASRLTSIAPKDTVLVDQAFAEELGRTGDAPVSEADAAAAEKAAQEGTGSPPPPYRFALQPMWQRPVRGLGVVEPWMLTRRG; from the coding sequence GTGACGGCCGACGAGTCGGGGGCCACCCCGCGCGGCGCGGACGCCGAGGGCGAGGCGGTGGGTGAGGCCCCTGCGGGCGATCCCGCAGGCGGTCCCGAAGCGGGCGACGGCGTCGTCGAAGACAACGGCGAGACCGGCGAGAACAACATCGCCGTGAAGCTCGAACAGCTCATCCTCGGGGCCGAGCGCCGCTACACGCCGTTCCAGGCGGCCCGCAGCGCCGGCGTCTCCATGGACCTCGCGGCCCGCTTCTGGCGGGCCATGGGCTTCGCGGACATCGGCCAGGTCAAGGCCCTCACCGAGGCCGACGTGCTGGCGCTGCGCCGGCTAGCCGGTCTCGTCGAGGCGGGGCTGCTGAGCGAGGCGATGGCGGTGCAGGTCGCCCGTTCCACCGGTCAGACCACCGCGCGGCTCGCCGACTGGCAGATCGACTCGTTCCTGGAGGGGCTGACCGAGCCCCAGGACTCCGGCCTGACCCGTACGGAGATCACCTATCCGCTGGTCGAGCTGCTGCTCCCGGAGTTGGAGGAGTTCCTGGTCTACGTGTGGCGGCGGCAGCTGGCCGCGGCCACCGGGCGGGTGGTCCAGGCGCAGGACGACGCGGAGATGGTGGACCGGCGACTGGCCGTCGGGTTCGCCGACCTGGTCGGGTTCACCCGACTGACGCGGCGGCTGGAGGAAGAGGAACTGGGCGAGCTGGTCGAGGCGTTCGAGACCACCGCCGCCGATCTGGTCGCCGCGCACGGCGGCCGGCTCATCAAGACCCTGGGCGACGAGGTGCTCTTCGCGGCGGACGACGCGGGCATCGCCGCCGAGATCGGGCTGCGGCTGATCGAGACCATGGGCCACGACGAGACGATGCCCGAGCTGCGGGTGGGCATCGCGTTCGGCACGGTCACGACCCGTATGGGCGATGTCTTCGGGACGACCGTCAACCTGGCCAGCCGGCTGACCTCGATAGCACCGAAGGACACCGTGCTGGTGGACCAGGCGTTCGCGGAGGAACTGGGGCGTACGGGCGACGCACCGGTCTCCGAGGCGGATGCCGCGGCGGCGGAGAAGGCCGCCCAGGAGGGCACCGGCAGCCCGCCGCCCCCGTACCGCTTCGCGCTGCAGCCGATGTGGCAGCGGCCGGTGCGCGGTCTGGGCGTCGTCGAGCCGTGGATGTTGACCCGGCGCGGGTGA
- a CDS encoding peptidoglycan D,D-transpeptidase FtsI family protein, with the protein MNRPLRHIAVFCGVLVLALLVRVTWVQFLQADQLANDANNRRVKIEAYSYPLGNIIVDGKPITGSTETSGDFKYKRTYTDGAMYAPVTGYARQAAGETMLEGVYRKVLSGKDDRLFFNRARGMLTGEKPRGGDVLTTISEKAQKAAYKGLTDLHATGAVVALDPRSGKILAMASTPSYDPSTFAGLSGAEGEKYLALDRDKSKPMNNRALREIYPPGSTFKVLTAAAALEHGTVTDINASSGAPAPYTLPQTHTQVGNDVVGAPCDKASLKTGMQWSCNNVFLDAAHKLGTDKMRETAEKFGFNSEHFVPVRSAVSGYPKKLDQPQTALTGMGQGSLTSTPLQMAMVAAGIANNGKVMKPYLVEELRGPDLSTIEKFDPAPLNSGDPQAVSESTAKKVQEMMEYTVSDGTASKAKIDGVTVGGKTGTAQHGADVNDERPYAWFVSYAKLPDGSSPVAVAVFVDPKDMDIPRSEIAGGKLGGPIAKSVMQAVLNK; encoded by the coding sequence ATGAACAGGCCGCTCAGACACATAGCCGTCTTCTGCGGGGTGCTGGTGCTCGCCCTGCTGGTCCGGGTGACCTGGGTGCAGTTCCTGCAGGCCGATCAGCTCGCGAACGACGCCAACAACCGGCGGGTCAAGATCGAGGCGTACTCGTATCCGCTCGGCAACATCATCGTCGACGGCAAGCCGATCACCGGGTCCACGGAGACCAGCGGCGACTTCAAGTACAAGCGGACCTACACCGACGGCGCGATGTACGCCCCGGTCACCGGGTACGCCCGGCAGGCGGCGGGCGAGACGATGCTGGAGGGCGTCTACCGCAAGGTGCTCAGCGGCAAGGACGACCGGCTGTTCTTCAACCGCGCGCGGGGCATGCTGACCGGCGAGAAGCCGCGCGGCGGCGACGTCCTGACCACCATCAGCGAGAAGGCGCAGAAGGCCGCGTACAAGGGGCTGACCGATCTGCACGCGACCGGCGCGGTGGTCGCCCTGGACCCGCGGAGCGGCAAGATCCTGGCGATGGCGAGCACGCCGTCCTACGACCCGTCGACGTTCGCGGGGCTGTCCGGCGCGGAGGGCGAGAAGTACCTCGCCCTCGACCGGGACAAGTCCAAGCCGATGAACAACCGGGCGCTGCGCGAGATCTACCCGCCCGGCTCGACCTTCAAGGTGCTCACCGCGGCCGCGGCCCTGGAGCACGGCACCGTCACCGACATCAACGCCTCCTCCGGCGCCCCGGCCCCGTACACGCTGCCGCAGACCCACACCCAGGTCGGCAACGACGTCGTGGGGGCGCCCTGCGACAAGGCGTCGCTGAAGACCGGCATGCAGTGGTCCTGCAACAACGTCTTCCTGGACGCCGCGCACAAGCTGGGCACGGACAAGATGCGGGAGACCGCGGAGAAATTCGGATTCAACTCGGAGCACTTCGTTCCGGTGCGTTCCGCGGTGAGCGGATATCCGAAGAAGCTCGACCAGCCGCAGACCGCGCTGACCGGTATGGGGCAGGGCAGCCTGACCAGCACCCCGTTGCAGATGGCGATGGTCGCCGCCGGAATCGCCAACAACGGCAAGGTGATGAAGCCGTACCTGGTCGAGGAGCTGCGCGGCCCGGACCTGTCCACGATCGAGAAGTTCGATCCGGCGCCGCTGAATTCCGGGGACCCGCAGGCGGTCTCCGAGAGCACCGCGAAAAAGGTGCAGGAAATGATGGAGTACACCGTTTCGGACGGCACCGCCTCGAAGGCGAAGATCGACGGGGTGACGGTCGGCGGCAAGACCGGTACCGCGCAGCACGGCGCGGACGTGAACGACGAGCGGCCCTACGCCTGGTTCGTCTCCTACGCGAAGCTTCCCGACGGGAGTTCGCCGGTGGCGGTGGCGGTCTTCGTCGACCCGAAGGACATGGACATCCCGCGCTCGGAGATCGCCGGTGGAAAGCTGGGCGGACCGATCGCGAAGTCGGTGATGCAGGCCGTCCTGAACAAGTGA
- a CDS encoding alpha/beta hydrolase — protein sequence MGLTSRPLLYAMIALALACVGLTVWIWPRLSGRGPRAVLGRLGVIAGTQLAVVAALGLVVNTNFQFYASWHELLGLYDGAPAAVGKWGNEGAAGPAGDPSKGLVQASGPEGLDKVHGVPKGPPEKNGKVETVRIVGKRTRVVDPAYVYLPPQYFQKQYARQRFPVVVALSGYPGGIFLLGQHLRLPETAAKLVRNGTLQPTVIVMLRPTIAPPRDTQCVDVPGGPQAETFFAQDVPDALKSHYRVGHDPGAWGVLGYSSGGSCALQLAMRHPRTYTAAAALSPDYKVSNDPTTGNLFGDDKARGQRRSEHDLMWRLKNLPAPDVNVLIGTSRSGEKNYPAARAFLAAVRPPMKADSIVLDHGSHNFATWRRELPAALQWMSRTLMFPEEVVGKS from the coding sequence ATGGGACTGACCAGCCGGCCACTGCTGTACGCCATGATCGCCCTCGCTTTGGCCTGTGTGGGGCTCACGGTCTGGATCTGGCCGCGGCTCTCGGGACGGGGCCCACGGGCGGTGCTGGGGCGGCTCGGCGTGATCGCCGGGACCCAGCTGGCCGTCGTGGCCGCGCTCGGTCTGGTGGTGAACACCAACTTCCAGTTCTACGCCTCCTGGCACGAACTGCTCGGCCTGTACGACGGGGCGCCCGCCGCGGTCGGCAAGTGGGGCAACGAGGGCGCCGCCGGGCCCGCCGGCGACCCGTCCAAGGGCCTGGTGCAGGCGTCCGGCCCGGAGGGGCTGGACAAGGTGCACGGGGTGCCCAAGGGCCCGCCGGAGAAGAACGGCAAGGTCGAGACCGTACGGATCGTCGGCAAGCGGACCCGGGTGGTGGACCCGGCGTACGTCTACCTGCCGCCGCAGTACTTCCAGAAGCAGTACGCCCGGCAGAGATTCCCCGTCGTCGTCGCGCTCAGCGGCTATCCGGGCGGGATATTCCTGCTGGGCCAGCACCTCCGGCTGCCGGAGACCGCCGCGAAGCTGGTCCGCAACGGCACCCTCCAGCCGACGGTCATCGTGATGCTGCGGCCCACCATCGCGCCGCCGCGGGACACCCAGTGCGTCGACGTTCCCGGCGGCCCGCAGGCCGAGACCTTCTTCGCGCAGGACGTCCCGGACGCCCTGAAGTCGCACTACCGGGTGGGTCACGACCCGGGCGCCTGGGGCGTGCTCGGCTACTCCTCCGGCGGCAGTTGCGCCCTCCAGCTCGCCATGCGCCACCCGCGCACCTACACCGCCGCGGCGGCCCTCTCGCCCGACTACAAGGTCTCCAACGACCCCACCACAGGCAACCTCTTCGGCGACGACAAGGCACGCGGCCAGCGCCGCTCGGAGCACGACCTGATGTGGCGGCTGAAGAACCTGCCCGCCCCCGACGTCAACGTCCTGATCGGCACCAGCCGCAGCGGCGAGAAGAACTACCCGGCGGCCCGCGCGTTCCTGGCCGCGGTCCGCCCGCCCATGAAGGCGGACTCCATCGTCCTCGACCACGGCAGCCACAACTTCGCCACCTGGCGCCGCGAACTTCCCGCCGCGCTCCAGTGGATGAGCCGGACGCTGATGTTCCCCGAGGAGGTCGTGGGGAAGTCGTAG
- a CDS encoding biotin--[acetyl-CoA-carboxylase] ligase, whose translation MTPQPPENRDKDAGRWSDLSRPPLNANALRRALVRPGSLWSSLDVVPATGSTNTDLVERAAAGGLREGAVLIAEEQSAARGRLDRRWSAPPRSGLFFSVYLTPTVPPARWGWLPLLTGVAAATAIARSAGVDTALKWPNDLLITVDGAERKLGGILAERAADGVVIGMGLNVSLTADELPVPTAGSLALAGAANTDRDPLLRAVLRSLEQWYGEWQEADGDPGACRLQTAYAAGCATLGRKVRAHLPGDRSIDGEAVALDADGRLVLATSDGVQQPVDAGDIVHLRPA comes from the coding sequence ATGACGCCTCAACCACCGGAAAACCGGGACAAAGACGCCGGTCGCTGGAGTGATCTGAGCCGCCCGCCGCTGAACGCGAACGCGCTGCGCCGGGCCCTCGTCCGCCCCGGCTCGCTCTGGTCCTCACTGGACGTCGTCCCCGCCACCGGGTCCACCAACACCGACCTCGTCGAGCGGGCGGCGGCCGGCGGCCTGCGCGAGGGCGCCGTCCTCATCGCCGAGGAACAGTCCGCCGCCCGCGGCCGGCTCGACCGCCGCTGGTCGGCGCCGCCCCGCTCCGGGCTCTTCTTCTCCGTCTACCTCACGCCGACCGTGCCGCCGGCCCGCTGGGGCTGGCTCCCCCTCCTCACCGGGGTGGCCGCGGCCACCGCGATCGCCCGCTCCGCCGGCGTCGACACCGCGCTCAAGTGGCCCAACGACCTGCTGATCACGGTGGACGGCGCGGAACGCAAGCTCGGCGGCATCCTCGCCGAACGCGCCGCCGACGGCGTCGTCATCGGCATGGGCCTCAACGTCTCGCTCACCGCCGACGAACTCCCCGTCCCCACCGCCGGCTCGCTGGCCCTCGCGGGCGCCGCCAACACCGACCGGGACCCGCTGCTGCGGGCCGTCCTCCGCTCGCTGGAGCAGTGGTACGGCGAATGGCAGGAAGCGGACGGCGATCCGGGCGCGTGCCGCCTCCAGACGGCGTACGCGGCGGGCTGCGCGACGCTGGGGCGCAAGGTGCGGGCGCACCTGCCGGGCGACCGCTCGATCGACGGCGAGGCGGTCGCGCTCGACGCCGACGGCCGCCTCGTCCTCGCCACGTCGGACGGCGTCCAACAACCGGTGGACGCCGGCGACATCGTGCACCTCCGACCGGCGTAG
- a CDS encoding acetyl/propionyl/methylcrotonyl-CoA carboxylase subunit alpha produces MRKVLIANRGEIAVRVARACRDAGIGSVAVYADPDRDALHVRAADEAYALGGDTPATSYLDIAKVLQAAADSGADAIHPGYGFLSENAEFAQAVLDAGLTWIGPPPHAIRDLGDKVAARHIAQRAGAPLVAGTPDPVSGSDEVVAFAKEHGLPIAIKAAFGGGGRGLKVARTLDEVPELYDSAVREAVAAFGRGECFVERYLDRPRHVETQCLADKHGNVVVVSTRDCSLQRRHQKLVEEAPAPFLSDEQNAELYRASKAILKEAGYEGAGTCEFLVGQDGTISFLEVNTRLQVEHPVTEEVTGLDLVREMFRIADGEELGYDDPAVRGHSFEFRINGEDPGRNFLPAPGTVTRFDAPSGPGVRLDAGVEAGSVIGPAWDSLLAKLIITGATREQALQRAARALNEFQVEGMATAIPFHRTVVKDPAFAPELTGSTEPFTVHTRWIETEFANEIPPFASPGGEEAEADSRETVVVEVGGKRLEVSLPASLGMPLARAAVAGGAKPKRKATKKTGSAVSGDTLASPMQGTIVKVAVEEGQQVTEGELIVVLEAMKMEQPINAHRSGTVKGLSAEVGAALTSGAAICEIKD; encoded by the coding sequence GTGCGCAAGGTGCTCATCGCCAACCGTGGCGAAATCGCTGTCCGCGTTGCCCGTGCATGTCGGGACGCCGGGATCGGGAGCGTAGCCGTCTACGCCGACCCGGACCGGGACGCCCTGCACGTCCGCGCCGCGGACGAGGCCTACGCCTTGGGCGGTGACACCCCTGCCACCAGCTACCTGGACATCGCCAAGGTCCTCCAGGCGGCCGCCGATTCCGGTGCGGACGCCATCCACCCCGGCTACGGCTTCCTCTCCGAGAACGCCGAGTTCGCGCAGGCCGTGCTCGACGCCGGCCTGACCTGGATCGGCCCGCCGCCGCACGCCATCCGCGACCTCGGCGACAAGGTCGCGGCCCGGCACATCGCGCAGCGCGCCGGTGCCCCGCTGGTCGCCGGCACCCCGGACCCGGTCTCCGGCTCCGACGAGGTCGTCGCCTTCGCCAAGGAGCACGGGCTGCCGATCGCGATCAAGGCGGCGTTCGGCGGCGGCGGCCGCGGCCTGAAGGTCGCCCGGACCCTGGACGAGGTCCCCGAGCTCTACGACTCCGCGGTGCGCGAGGCGGTCGCCGCCTTCGGCCGCGGCGAGTGCTTCGTCGAGCGCTACCTCGACCGCCCCCGGCACGTCGAGACCCAGTGCCTGGCCGACAAGCACGGCAACGTCGTGGTCGTCTCCACCCGCGACTGCTCGCTGCAGCGCCGCCACCAGAAGCTCGTCGAGGAGGCCCCCGCGCCGTTCCTGAGCGACGAGCAGAACGCCGAGCTGTACCGCGCGTCCAAGGCCATCCTCAAGGAGGCCGGCTACGAGGGCGCCGGCACCTGCGAGTTCCTCGTCGGCCAGGACGGCACCATCTCCTTCCTGGAGGTCAACACCCGCCTCCAGGTGGAGCACCCGGTCACCGAGGAGGTCACCGGCCTGGACCTGGTCCGCGAGATGTTCCGGATCGCCGACGGCGAGGAGCTGGGCTACGACGACCCGGCCGTGCGCGGCCACTCCTTCGAGTTCCGGATCAACGGCGAGGACCCGGGCCGCAACTTCCTCCCCGCGCCCGGCACGGTCACGCGGTTCGACGCGCCGTCGGGTCCGGGCGTCCGCCTGGACGCGGGCGTGGAGGCCGGCTCGGTCATCGGCCCCGCCTGGGACTCCCTGCTGGCCAAGCTGATCATCACCGGCGCCACCCGCGAGCAGGCCCTCCAGCGGGCCGCCCGGGCGCTGAACGAGTTCCAGGTGGAGGGCATGGCCACCGCCATCCCGTTCCACCGCACGGTCGTCAAGGACCCGGCGTTCGCGCCCGAACTCACCGGCTCCACCGAGCCGTTCACGGTCCACACCCGCTGGATCGAGACCGAGTTCGCCAACGAGATCCCGCCGTTCGCCTCGCCCGGCGGCGAGGAGGCCGAGGCGGACAGCCGCGAGACGGTCGTGGTCGAGGTCGGCGGCAAGCGCCTGGAGGTCTCGCTGCCGGCGTCGCTCGGCATGCCGCTGGCCCGCGCCGCGGTCGCCGGGGGTGCCAAGCCCAAGCGCAAGGCCACCAAGAAGACCGGCAGCGCGGTCTCCGGTGACACCCTGGCCTCCCCGATGCAGGGCACCATCGTCAAGGTCGCCGTCGAGGAGGGCCAGCAGGTCACCGAGGGCGAGCTGATCGTCGTCCTGGAGGCGATGAAGATGGAGCAGCCGATCAACGCGCACCGCTCGGGCACCGTCAAGGGCCTGAGTGCCGAGGTGGGCGCGGCCCTCACCTCCGGCGCGGCGATCTGCGAGATCAAGGACTGA